The following are from one region of the Pocillopora verrucosa isolate sample1 chromosome 3, ASM3666991v2, whole genome shotgun sequence genome:
- the LOC131780701 gene encoding melatonin receptor type 1A-like isoform X1, producing MKNNAIDYRRISWFIPPRYRRLMEIYLCILSPRENDESTRRQHFSRRVNFPGKTGEKMSNLELPSRSLPVVITEASVCIALSITSIIGNSLVCIATYRNPNLRSTFNLYIIAIAVSDLLCATVDMPLASTTLIIGKWVFGDAVCQIQGFVDVFTFNVTPATLGLTAFNRYMKIVKTSHYNKMFSTRKSKMWLICLWLTFALYLIIARFTNWLQIEFVQSYAVCAFDFPTSESLIVHYCITVGLLFILPLFIGIFSYYKIYLKTHEHQQNVVSSLQNRSENGVARSSVKETNISRVLLFVAAGFLCCWIPMWALVLWFRFSPETSPRIAAMLSMFCFYLSASVNPFIYAFTNGEFRREFRKLLSCYCRKARIADNEVNEGEE from the exons ATGAAAAATAATGCAATCGATTATCGCCGAATATCGTGGTTCATTCCTCCGAGATATCGTCGATTAATGGAGATATATCTTTGCATTTTGTCGCCAAGAGAGAACGATGAATCGACGAGACGGCAACACTTCAGCAGGCGAGTAAATTTTCCTGGGAAAACA GGAGAAAAGATGTCAAACCTAGAGTTACCAAGCCGAAGCTTACCTGTTGTCATAACTGAGGCAAGTGTTTGTATTGCATTGAGTATCACAAGCATCATTGGAAACAGTCTTGTTTGTATAGCAACATATAGAAATCCAAACTTGCGATCAACCTTCAACCTGTACATCATTGCCATAGCAGTTAGCGATTTGCTGTGTGCAACAGTAGATATGCCGCTAGCTTCTACAACACTGATCATTGGAAAATGGGTCTTCGGCGACGCTGTATGCCAGATTCAAGGTTTTGTTGATGTGTTCACCTTTAACGTTACCCCAGCAACCCTTGGCTTGACGGCGTTTAACCGTTACATGAAAATTGTGAAGACAAGCCATTACAATAAGATGTTTTCGACTCGCAAATCTAAGATGTGGTTGATTTGCTTGTGGCTTACCTTTGCACTTTATCTGATCATTGCACGATTCACGAATTGGTTACAGATTGAATTTGTCCAAAGCTACGCAGTGTGCGCTTTTGATTTCCCAACTAGTGAAAGTCTAATCGTTCATTACTGTATCACTGTGGGACTGCTTTTTATTTTACCGTTGTTTATCGGTATTTTCAGTTATTATAAGATATATCTTAAAACCCACGAGCATCAACAGAATGTGGTATCATCGCTACAGAACAGAAGTGAAAATGGTGTAGCGAGAAGCTCAgtgaaagaaacaaacattaGTCGAGTGTTATTGTTCGTGGCCGCGGGATTTTTGTGTTGCTGGATACCAATGTGGGCACTTGTTCTCTGGTTTCGTTTTTCTCCCGAAACTAGCCCAAGAATTGCAGCCATGCTAtcaatgttttgcttttatttgagTGCTTCAGTAAATCCTTTTATTTACGCTTTCACAAATGGTGAGTTCCGAAGGGAATTTCGCAAACTGCTGTCTTGCTACTGTCGAAAGGCAAGAATTGCTGACAACGAAGTCAATGAAGGTGAAGAATAA
- the LOC131780701 gene encoding melatonin receptor type 1A-like isoform X2, whose protein sequence is MSNLELPSRSLPVVITEASVCIALSITSIIGNSLVCIATYRNPNLRSTFNLYIIAIAVSDLLCATVDMPLASTTLIIGKWVFGDAVCQIQGFVDVFTFNVTPATLGLTAFNRYMKIVKTSHYNKMFSTRKSKMWLICLWLTFALYLIIARFTNWLQIEFVQSYAVCAFDFPTSESLIVHYCITVGLLFILPLFIGIFSYYKIYLKTHEHQQNVVSSLQNRSENGVARSSVKETNISRVLLFVAAGFLCCWIPMWALVLWFRFSPETSPRIAAMLSMFCFYLSASVNPFIYAFTNGEFRREFRKLLSCYCRKARIADNEVNEGEE, encoded by the coding sequence ATGTCAAACCTAGAGTTACCAAGCCGAAGCTTACCTGTTGTCATAACTGAGGCAAGTGTTTGTATTGCATTGAGTATCACAAGCATCATTGGAAACAGTCTTGTTTGTATAGCAACATATAGAAATCCAAACTTGCGATCAACCTTCAACCTGTACATCATTGCCATAGCAGTTAGCGATTTGCTGTGTGCAACAGTAGATATGCCGCTAGCTTCTACAACACTGATCATTGGAAAATGGGTCTTCGGCGACGCTGTATGCCAGATTCAAGGTTTTGTTGATGTGTTCACCTTTAACGTTACCCCAGCAACCCTTGGCTTGACGGCGTTTAACCGTTACATGAAAATTGTGAAGACAAGCCATTACAATAAGATGTTTTCGACTCGCAAATCTAAGATGTGGTTGATTTGCTTGTGGCTTACCTTTGCACTTTATCTGATCATTGCACGATTCACGAATTGGTTACAGATTGAATTTGTCCAAAGCTACGCAGTGTGCGCTTTTGATTTCCCAACTAGTGAAAGTCTAATCGTTCATTACTGTATCACTGTGGGACTGCTTTTTATTTTACCGTTGTTTATCGGTATTTTCAGTTATTATAAGATATATCTTAAAACCCACGAGCATCAACAGAATGTGGTATCATCGCTACAGAACAGAAGTGAAAATGGTGTAGCGAGAAGCTCAgtgaaagaaacaaacattaGTCGAGTGTTATTGTTCGTGGCCGCGGGATTTTTGTGTTGCTGGATACCAATGTGGGCACTTGTTCTCTGGTTTCGTTTTTCTCCCGAAACTAGCCCAAGAATTGCAGCCATGCTAtcaatgttttgcttttatttgagTGCTTCAGTAAATCCTTTTATTTACGCTTTCACAAATGGTGAGTTCCGAAGGGAATTTCGCAAACTGCTGTCTTGCTACTGTCGAAAGGCAAGAATTGCTGACAACGAAGTCAATGAAGGTGAAGAATAA
- the LOC136279332 gene encoding octopamine receptor beta-1R-like, which produces MLNLELPSRSLPAVITEAIACVSLNITTIIGNSLVCIAAYRSTNLRSTTNLYIIALAVSDLLCGTVEITLASATLIIGRWAFGDALCQFQGFIDMFTFHATPATLGLTAINRYVKIVKTSHYKRIFSPRRSKIWLSCLWLSLALYLLIARVTNWVKIDFIQGYAVCSFDYPTNVSRIVHYSITVALFFVLPLCVGIFSYYKIFLKTHEHQQNVVSSLRNCTDNTAISNTVKEIKLTRMLLLVAAGFLCCWIPMWALVLWFRFSPETSSRITAMLVIFFSYLSAAINPIIYAFTNGEFRREFRKLLCCRRERSTIVPKKAAAFTTNDHVEREEQEANF; this is translated from the coding sequence ATGTTAAACTTAGAGCTACCAAGCCGAAGCTTACCTGCTGTCATAACTGAGGCAATTGCATGCGTTTCATTGAACATCACAACCATCATTGGAAACAGTCTGGTTTGTATAGCAGCATACAGAAGCACAAACCTGCGATCAACCACCAACCTGTATATCATTGCTTTAGCGGTCAGCGATCTGCTGTGTGGAACGGTAGAGATAACGTTAGCTTCTGCAACGCTGATCATCGGAAGATGGGCCTTTGGCGACGCTTTATGCCAATTTCAAGGCTTTATCGATATGTTCACCTTTCACGCGACGCCAGCAACACTTGGTTTGACAGCAATTAACCGCTACGTGAAAATTGTAAAGACAAGCCATTACAAGAGGATTTTTTCGCCCCGCAGATCTAAGATATGGCTGAGTTGCTTGTGGCTTTCCCTTGCACTTTACCTGTTGATTGCTCGAGTCACAAACTGGGTTAAAATCGATTTTATTCAAGGCTACGCAGTGTGCTCCTTTGATTACCCAACTAATGTAAGTCGAATCGTTCATTATTCCATCACTGTcgcattattttttgttttaccgtTGTGTGTCGGCATTTTCTCTTATTATAAGATATTTCTGAAAACCCATGAGCATCAACAGAATGTGGTGTCATCGCTACGGAACTGTACTGACAATACTGCAATAAGCAACACAGTGAAAGAAATAAAGCTTACTCGAATGTTGCTCCTTGTGGCAGCGGGATTTTTGTGTTGCTGGATACCAATGTGGGCACTTGTCCTCTGGTTTCGCTTTTCCCCTGAAACCAGCTCAAGAATTACAGCAatgcttgttatttttttctcttatctgAGTGCTGCAATCAATCCCATTATTTACGCCTTTACAAATGGCGAGTTCCGCAGGGAGTTTCGCAAACTGCTCTGTTGCCGCCGTGAAAGGTCAACAATTGTGCCAAAGAAAGCTGCTGCGTTTACTACCAACGATCACGTCGAACGAGAGGAACAAGaagcaaatttttaa